A part of Paenibacillus sp. 481 genomic DNA contains:
- a CDS encoding ribonucleoside-diphosphate reductase subunit alpha, producing the protein MLTTNTIQTVLKPNNRSLAFDVERITRYGERIMASYPHLDRERWYRGVLGKLRHSAVQAADITQASIMTALELVTKEEPDWKFVAARSLLTKLYKEAALHRNYKAYPDEPYGDFNKLIKKLVDIGVYRADLLEAYTPEQIRDLGEAINPTCDETFDYIGLLTLAERYLATDFENRTMELPQERYMIIAMYLMHREPAERRVELAKEAYWAMSNLYMTAATPTMANAGKKVAGQLSSCFIDTVDDSLEGIFDSNTDIARLSKMGGGIGVYLGKVRARGSDIRGHKNTSSGVIPWIRQLNNTAVSVDQLGTRKGAIAVYLDVFHKDILSFLDLKLNNGDERMRAHDIFHGVSFPDLYLEAVEQREEWHLFCPHQVKKIMGWKDAKGRALGLEDFYDEKQGAGEFREKYAEAVANPDLPRITLPAIDIMKRIMKSQLETGTPYMFYKDAANRANPNKGHGMIYCSNLCTEIFQNQSATVIEHEELVDKDGETRIIITKTPGDFVVCNLNSIHLARAVRANVLERLVPIQVRMLDNVIDINNIEVLQAQHTNRRYRAIGLGTFGLHHLLALEGIAWESEEAVTFNDNLYEHINYLAVKSSMGLAQEKGSYSRFKGSEWENGRYFEDRDYTTGNRPGKFVTTEQWQELAEAVRVNGMRNGWLMAVAPNGSTSIIAGSTASIDPVYELLSYEEKTTYKIANPAPDLSEKTIWYYKTAFRLDQNWSIRMASARQRHIDQGQSFNLYVRPDIRAVDFLNLHLHAWKAGMKSTYYVRSQALTVEECESCSS; encoded by the coding sequence ATGCTTACAACTAACACGATTCAAACGGTCTTGAAACCTAACAATCGCTCACTTGCTTTTGATGTAGAGCGCATTACGCGCTACGGTGAACGCATCATGGCCTCTTACCCACACCTTGATCGAGAACGTTGGTATCGTGGCGTGTTGGGCAAGCTGCGTCACAGCGCTGTACAAGCAGCGGACATTACACAAGCTAGCATTATGACAGCTTTGGAGCTCGTCACAAAAGAAGAACCGGATTGGAAATTCGTAGCTGCACGCTCGTTGCTGACGAAGCTGTATAAAGAAGCAGCATTGCACCGCAACTACAAAGCATATCCAGATGAGCCTTACGGCGATTTTAATAAATTAATTAAAAAGCTCGTTGACATCGGCGTATACCGTGCAGATTTGCTTGAGGCATACACACCTGAGCAAATTCGCGACCTTGGTGAAGCGATTAACCCAACTTGCGATGAAACGTTTGACTACATCGGCTTGCTCACACTTGCTGAGCGCTACTTGGCAACAGACTTTGAGAACCGCACGATGGAGCTTCCGCAAGAGCGTTACATGATTATTGCGATGTACTTGATGCACCGCGAGCCAGCGGAGCGCCGCGTAGAATTGGCTAAAGAAGCGTACTGGGCGATGAGTAACCTGTACATGACTGCTGCTACGCCAACGATGGCTAACGCAGGTAAGAAAGTCGCTGGTCAATTGTCCAGCTGCTTTATCGACACGGTCGACGACTCGCTGGAAGGCATTTTCGATTCCAACACGGACATCGCACGTTTGAGCAAAATGGGTGGCGGTATCGGCGTATACCTCGGTAAAGTACGTGCTCGCGGTTCCGATATTCGTGGCCACAAAAATACAAGCTCTGGCGTTATCCCATGGATTCGCCAATTGAACAATACGGCTGTCAGCGTAGACCAACTCGGTACACGTAAAGGCGCAATCGCAGTTTACTTGGACGTATTCCATAAGGACATCTTGTCCTTCTTGGACTTGAAGTTGAACAACGGTGACGAGCGCATGCGTGCGCATGATATTTTCCACGGTGTAAGCTTCCCTGATTTGTACTTGGAGGCTGTTGAACAACGTGAGGAATGGCATTTGTTCTGCCCGCACCAAGTGAAGAAGATTATGGGCTGGAAAGACGCAAAAGGCCGCGCACTCGGTTTGGAAGATTTTTATGACGAGAAGCAAGGCGCAGGCGAATTCCGTGAAAAATATGCAGAGGCAGTTGCTAACCCAGATCTGCCGCGCATTACATTGCCAGCTATCGACATTATGAAGCGCATTATGAAATCGCAGTTGGAAACAGGTACACCGTACATGTTCTACAAAGACGCAGCAAACCGTGCGAACCCGAACAAAGGCCACGGCATGATCTACTGCTCAAACTTGTGTACGGAAATTTTCCAGAACCAATCGGCGACTGTAATTGAGCATGAAGAACTAGTCGACAAAGATGGCGAAACACGTATTATCATTACGAAAACACCTGGTGATTTCGTTGTATGTAACTTGAACTCCATCCACTTGGCTCGCGCAGTACGTGCAAACGTATTGGAGCGCCTCGTGCCGATTCAAGTACGCATGCTCGACAACGTTATCGACATTAACAATATTGAAGTTCTACAAGCGCAACACACGAACCGTCGCTACCGTGCAATCGGTCTAGGCACGTTCGGCTTGCACCACCTCCTTGCTTTGGAAGGTATTGCTTGGGAGTCCGAAGAGGCAGTTACGTTTAACGACAATCTTTACGAGCATATTAACTATTTAGCGGTTAAATCGAGCATGGGCTTAGCACAGGAAAAAGGCTCATACTCACGCTTCAAAGGCTCTGAGTGGGAAAATGGTCGCTACTTCGAGGATCGCGATTACACGACAGGCAACCGCCCTGGTAAATTTGTTACGACAGAGCAATGGCAAGAACTTGCTGAAGCTGTACGCGTCAACGGTATGCGTAACGGTTGGTTGATGGCTGTAGCACCTAACGGCTCGACATCGATTATCGCAGGCTCGACAGCAAGTATCGACCCTGTGTACGAGCTTCTCAGCTACGAAGAGAAGACGACGTACAAAATTGCTAATCCGGCACCAGATTTGTCCGAGAAGACGATTTGGTACTACAAAACAGCGTTCCGTCTTGATCAGAACTGGTCGATCCGTATGGCGTCCGCACGTCAGCGTCATATTGACCAAGGCCAAAGCTTTAACTTGTACGTGCGCCCTGATATTCGCGCTGTTGACTTCTTGAACTTGCACCTGCACGCATGGAAAGCAGGCATGAAATCGACTTACTACGTGCGTAGCCAAGCGCTCACTGTTGAAGAATGTGAATCTTGCAGCTCCTAA
- a CDS encoding ribonucleotide-diphosphate reductase subunit beta, which translates to MERQLIFNTNAPNKSTRIILGECSGILNWDDIRMPHMYKLYKVLLLNHWIADEIPMSKDAQQFQLLDDEERRTFKINIGLLAVLDSMQTMFVGDVKQYFTDSSLEAVAAIIGQQEVVHNQSYSYVLSSLVSLEEQKEIFEYWKHDEVLLERNRFIADVYQNFRDNPTPQTFFETLVADLILEGIFFYSTFAFFYNLARDQKMMATSQMISYIQRDENHHCFFFAEVFKQLLVDFPELNTKENMDFLYKMIDRAVELETNWAHYTLHSVKGIDLKELGDYIKYIANRRLVMLGMEKAYEGVDVNCMPWIKPFSDDALNSTKTDFFEAKSRNYGKVGEDNGFDEL; encoded by the coding sequence TTGGAACGCCAGCTTATTTTTAATACCAATGCACCGAATAAATCAACACGCATCATCCTTGGAGAATGCTCAGGCATTTTGAACTGGGATGATATCCGCATGCCTCATATGTATAAATTGTACAAAGTGCTTCTCTTGAACCATTGGATTGCAGATGAAATTCCGATGTCAAAAGATGCACAGCAATTCCAGCTCTTGGATGATGAAGAGCGCAGAACGTTCAAGATCAACATTGGCTTGCTCGCTGTCCTCGACTCGATGCAAACAATGTTCGTAGGCGACGTCAAACAATACTTCACTGACTCTTCACTTGAAGCAGTAGCAGCGATTATTGGACAGCAAGAAGTTGTACACAATCAGTCCTATTCTTACGTTCTGTCTTCTTTGGTGTCGCTTGAAGAGCAAAAAGAAATCTTCGAGTATTGGAAGCACGACGAAGTACTGTTGGAGCGTAACCGCTTTATCGCAGACGTGTATCAAAACTTCCGTGACAACCCTACGCCGCAGACGTTCTTTGAAACGCTTGTAGCGGATTTAATCCTTGAAGGCATCTTCTTCTACAGTACGTTCGCGTTCTTCTACAACTTGGCGCGTGACCAGAAGATGATGGCGACAAGCCAAATGATTTCTTACATTCAGCGTGATGAGAATCACCACTGCTTCTTCTTCGCAGAAGTGTTCAAGCAGCTATTGGTTGACTTCCCTGAGTTGAACACAAAAGAAAACATGGATTTCTTGTACAAAATGATCGACCGTGCGGTTGAACTCGAAACGAACTGGGCACACTACACGTTGCACAGCGTAAAAGGTATCGACTTGAAAGAGCTGGGCGATTACATCAAGTACATCGCAAACCGCCGCCTCGTGATGCTCGGTATGGAAAAGGCATACGAAGGCGTAGACGTAAACTGCATGCCTTGGATTAAGCCGTTCTCCGATGATGCGCTGAACTCGACGAAGACAGACTTCTTCGAAGCGAAATCACGCAACTACGGTAAGGTTGGCGAAGACAACGGATTTGACGAATTGTAA
- a CDS encoding FG-GAP-like repeat-containing protein, translated as MIMNKRKISRLKWLVAVLCISTLLMPQTLLASKWSEAPQSYMVGAYPDEIVRTDTNKDGNDDLIVFSFHDLKAYFFEGTPTGNFYLNYTIKLDDPVNSAAVGDYNKDGNVDIAISKNYRKEIGILLGSGNGQFQYGNPVINDENADTITTADFNNDGNWDLVVTDDSKRSWSLFLGRSDGNFDTAIKSNLGVGHTTARNVRTADFNNDGNQDLVFGAFGDRIGILLGNGDGSFIEKPYFNTDRAPRGIAIEDFNKDGNLDIAVNNYVGKSINVFLGLGNGEFQSSDVIPLNFEQYQLETGDFNGDQIVDIVAANGPSSITVLKGDGSGKFQSDASGNLYGKALSFATGDFDKDGISDIAVGTHQSSTLTVFNSTGRAISTDTEAPIWPNNEQPSVTNLKPTSATISWPKATDNVGVERYKIFGSWAPYPLLTVSGNVHSYDLTGLSPDNRYDLIIRAVDAANNMSGEIYLSVVTPDKNQIPDVNTPTWPEKSMLEVTNVTQTEVVLNWPKANAASGITQYVIEQTGATSNTITVDGNLNTHTITGLDANSDYSLSVKAISVDGKSSSVLSTTVKTLPNLTADAEAPIWPNMGTLKISNVTQTSAMLNWPAASDNVNVKQYNVYEARQITPITTVTSSVYSHLVTGLNPNSNYIFTVKAVDDTNNMSAELSSSMWTLPTPSSNNNDYVSSSSDSSWSSGTSSSIENKSSNSNLRTLSVRALDKELLLSPNFSPQITSYTIESLSDEIELRMAVEQTNATVSHEGKLISEPEKVKLKPGMNVISLEVKAQSGSAKIYTLNINVKADTCFKDTKGNWAEKNICEAFSLNMVEGMANQLFYPDAEVTRAQFVKMLLQTLNVPTQQLSSYFPFKDADQIPSWATAAVHTAVQQGMIQGYLDGTFRPNDTISRAEMAIIIAKAMKWDTTQIQQQIGFADDPKIPFWGRSYIQAVVQKGVMQGKSGHMFKPQDNTTRAEATTALLRLKKIATP; from the coding sequence ATGATCATGAATAAGAGGAAAATTTCACGCTTGAAATGGTTAGTGGCAGTTCTTTGTATCAGCACTTTATTGATGCCGCAAACTTTATTGGCAAGTAAATGGTCAGAAGCACCGCAGTCCTATATGGTGGGAGCATATCCTGACGAAATCGTAAGAACAGATACTAATAAAGATGGAAATGATGATTTAATTGTATTTTCCTTTCACGATCTAAAGGCTTACTTTTTTGAGGGTACACCAACTGGGAATTTTTATTTAAATTATACTATAAAGCTAGACGACCCCGTTAATTCTGCAGCCGTAGGAGACTATAACAAAGATGGAAACGTAGATATCGCAATCAGCAAAAACTATAGAAAAGAAATTGGAATTTTATTAGGAAGCGGAAATGGCCAATTTCAATATGGAAATCCAGTAATAAATGATGAGAATGCCGACACTATAACTACAGCAGACTTCAATAATGACGGCAATTGGGATTTAGTCGTAACTGACGACAGTAAACGTTCTTGGTCTCTCTTCTTAGGTAGGAGCGATGGAAATTTTGATACCGCTATCAAAAGTAATTTAGGCGTAGGTCATACTACAGCTCGGAATGTGCGTACAGCCGATTTCAACAACGATGGTAATCAAGATCTTGTTTTTGGAGCATTTGGAGACAGAATTGGCATCTTGCTTGGAAATGGCGACGGAAGCTTTATAGAAAAGCCTTATTTCAATACAGACCGGGCTCCACGTGGTATCGCAATTGAGGATTTTAATAAAGATGGAAATCTTGATATTGCAGTTAACAATTACGTTGGTAAGAGTATTAACGTATTTCTTGGCTTAGGGAACGGAGAATTTCAATCAAGCGATGTTATCCCATTAAACTTTGAGCAATATCAACTGGAAACAGGCGATTTTAATGGTGACCAAATCGTTGATATCGTTGCTGCAAATGGCCCCTCCTCCATTACGGTCCTGAAGGGCGATGGTAGCGGAAAATTCCAAAGTGATGCTAGCGGTAATTTATACGGAAAAGCCCTCTCATTTGCAACGGGAGACTTTGATAAGGATGGAATTTCTGATATCGCCGTTGGAACACATCAGAGCAGCACACTTACGGTATTTAACAGTACCGGACGAGCTATATCAACTGACACCGAGGCACCAATCTGGCCGAATAATGAGCAGCCATCTGTAACTAACCTTAAGCCAACATCAGCAACTATTAGCTGGCCTAAAGCCACAGATAACGTGGGTGTTGAAAGATACAAAATTTTTGGAAGCTGGGCTCCTTATCCATTATTAACGGTAAGCGGCAATGTGCATTCATACGACCTTACTGGACTTAGCCCAGATAACCGATATGATTTGATCATTAGAGCAGTAGATGCAGCTAATAATATGAGTGGGGAAATCTATTTATCTGTGGTTACACCCGATAAAAATCAAATCCCTGATGTTAATACGCCAACTTGGCCTGAAAAAAGCATGTTGGAGGTAACTAATGTAACGCAAACAGAGGTTGTACTAAATTGGCCTAAAGCAAATGCTGCTAGCGGAATAACACAATATGTAATCGAGCAAACGGGAGCAACATCAAATACGATTACTGTTGATGGAAACTTGAATACGCACACGATTACCGGATTAGATGCAAATTCAGATTACTCGTTATCTGTTAAAGCGATTAGTGTTGACGGAAAAAGTAGCAGTGTTCTTTCGACGACAGTAAAGACATTACCAAACTTAACAGCAGATGCAGAAGCTCCAATTTGGCCGAATATGGGGACGTTAAAGATCAGTAATGTAACGCAGACCAGTGCAATGTTAAACTGGCCAGCAGCTTCAGATAACGTAAACGTAAAGCAATACAATGTTTATGAAGCAAGACAGATAACGCCGATTACAACAGTCACTAGCAGCGTATATTCACACCTCGTGACAGGGCTCAATCCTAACTCGAACTATATTTTTACGGTAAAAGCTGTTGATGATACGAATAATATGAGTGCGGAATTAAGCAGCTCTATGTGGACTCTGCCTACGCCAAGCTCAAACAATAATGATTATGTTTCCAGTTCTTCAGATTCATCTTGGTCATCTGGCACATCATCTTCTATCGAAAATAAGTCTAGTAACTCAAACCTGCGTACATTATCTGTTCGTGCACTGGATAAAGAATTATTGCTTTCACCTAATTTTTCGCCGCAAATCACATCCTACACGATCGAATCGTTAAGCGATGAGATTGAGCTTCGTATGGCTGTCGAGCAAACGAATGCAACTGTTTCACATGAAGGTAAATTGATTAGTGAGCCGGAAAAAGTCAAATTGAAACCTGGGATGAATGTAATCTCATTAGAAGTAAAAGCGCAAAGTGGAAGTGCAAAAATATACACTTTGAATATTAACGTTAAAGCAGATACATGTTTTAAGGATACGAAAGGAAACTGGGCGGAAAAAAACATTTGCGAAGCCTTCTCCTTGAACATGGTCGAAGGTATGGCGAATCAGCTGTTCTATCCAGATGCAGAGGTGACACGAGCACAGTTCGTAAAAATGCTGCTGCAAACATTGAATGTTCCTACCCAGCAGCTAAGCTCGTACTTCCCATTTAAAGATGCCGACCAAATTCCAAGTTGGGCTACAGCGGCCGTACATACTGCTGTGCAACAAGGAATGATTCAAGGCTATCTTGACGGCACGTTCCGTCCGAACGATACGATTAGTCGGGCCGAAATGGCTATCATCATTGCGAAGGCGATGAAATGGGATACAACTCAGATTCAACAACAAATTGGCTTTGCTGATGATCCAAAAATTCCATTTTGGGGTAGATCGTATATACAAGCTGTCGTCCAAAAAGGTGTTATGCAAGGCAAGTCCGGCCACATGTTTAAGCCACAGGACAACACAACGCGTGCTGAAGCCACCACAGCATTGCTGCGATTAAAGAAAATAGCAACACCATAA
- a CDS encoding PaaI family thioesterase, with the protein MSSKPDVEGQEGWLDTLQERARGTFWDYIGCKIVEASPAKVVLKLDAQPHHLNVIGIVHGGVLASLLDNAMGLATMLLRPNESTVTSNLNINFVAPLKADELIVTVEVIHQSRRTLTCTGRVESSSGTLGTIGTGTFRVI; encoded by the coding sequence ATGAGTTCGAAGCCAGATGTGGAAGGACAAGAGGGGTGGCTGGACACTTTGCAGGAACGTGCGCGTGGCACGTTCTGGGATTATATCGGCTGTAAAATTGTCGAAGCTTCTCCTGCTAAGGTTGTGCTTAAACTTGATGCACAGCCGCACCATTTGAACGTAATCGGCATCGTCCACGGCGGTGTGCTCGCCTCGTTACTCGATAATGCTATGGGGTTAGCTACGATGCTGCTCCGACCTAATGAGAGTACGGTTACATCGAATTTAAATATTAATTTTGTCGCACCATTGAAGGCGGATGAACTTATCGTGACCGTGGAGGTTATTCATCAGTCGCGCCGTACGCTCACTTGCACGGGCAGGGTGGAAAGCAGCAGTGGTACATTAGGAACGATTGGTACAGGAACATTCCGCGTTATATGA
- a CDS encoding long-chain-fatty-acid--CoA ligase codes for MPLEKPWLCHYPSEIASTYEYPQHNLARFLIHAARDYPVRTALYFMGKKINYEQLLDASYRFANVLTSLGVKRGDRVAIMLPNCPQTVIAYYGTLMIGAVAVLTNPLYKERELEHQLNDAEAKLIVTLDLLFPRVHAIKRQTELEHIIVTSIKDYLPFPKNVLYPFKARRSGANLDVPYGKGVLSFRALLQHASQEAVCVDVDVDNELALLQYTGGTTGVAKGVMLTHTNLIANTLQASRWFYKAKRGEHVFLGALPFFHVFGMTILMNLSIVSAGTNVLIPKFDAEEILGTIHRLKPTMFPGAPTMYIALINHPKIAEYDLSSIQMCISGASSLPLEVQTKFEKLSGCKLIEGYGLSESSPVTHANLLWGKRKNGTIGIPFPDTDAKVVDPETGVEMPVGEIGELVVQGPQVMKGYWKRPDETSKMLRDGWLYTGDMARMDEEGFFTVVDRKKDLIIAGGFNIYPREIEEVLFEHPHIQEASVIGVPDDYRGETVKAYIVLRAGKHVTEQELNDWCRSRLASYKVPRQYEIRSELPKTIAGKVLKRALLEEETTTLKQ; via the coding sequence ATGCCATTGGAGAAGCCATGGCTCTGTCATTATCCTAGTGAGATCGCCTCAACTTACGAGTATCCACAACACAACTTAGCACGGTTTCTCATTCATGCGGCACGTGACTATCCGGTCCGTACTGCCCTGTACTTTATGGGTAAAAAAATAAATTACGAGCAACTGTTGGACGCTTCGTATCGCTTTGCAAACGTGTTGACTAGCCTCGGCGTTAAGCGCGGCGACCGCGTTGCCATTATGCTACCGAACTGTCCGCAGACGGTAATTGCTTACTACGGCACGCTGATGATTGGCGCTGTCGCTGTGCTCACCAACCCGCTGTACAAGGAGCGGGAATTGGAGCATCAGCTTAACGATGCCGAAGCGAAACTCATCGTTACGCTCGATCTGCTGTTCCCACGTGTACATGCGATTAAGCGTCAGACCGAGCTTGAGCATATTATCGTAACTTCCATTAAAGATTATTTGCCGTTTCCTAAAAATGTGCTTTATCCGTTCAAAGCTAGGCGCAGTGGAGCGAATCTGGACGTCCCTTACGGCAAGGGCGTCCTCTCCTTTCGCGCTTTGCTACAGCACGCCTCGCAGGAGGCAGTATGCGTCGATGTCGATGTCGACAATGAGCTTGCGCTACTGCAATATACGGGCGGCACGACTGGTGTCGCCAAAGGCGTAATGCTGACGCACACGAACCTAATTGCGAATACGTTGCAAGCTTCCCGCTGGTTTTATAAGGCGAAGAGAGGCGAGCATGTATTTTTGGGAGCGCTTCCTTTTTTCCATGTGTTCGGGATGACGATATTAATGAACTTATCGATCGTGAGTGCCGGCACGAATGTGCTTATTCCTAAGTTTGATGCCGAAGAAATACTAGGAACGATCCATCGGCTCAAGCCGACGATGTTCCCCGGGGCGCCAACGATGTATATTGCGCTCATTAATCACCCCAAGATTGCTGAATATGATTTATCTTCTATTCAAATGTGCATTAGTGGAGCGTCTTCGCTGCCGCTTGAGGTGCAGACGAAGTTCGAGAAATTGAGCGGCTGCAAGCTAATTGAAGGTTATGGGCTGTCTGAGAGTTCACCGGTAACCCATGCTAATTTATTGTGGGGGAAGCGGAAAAATGGGACGATCGGCATTCCGTTTCCGGATACGGATGCGAAGGTGGTTGACCCTGAGACTGGCGTAGAGATGCCTGTTGGCGAGATTGGTGAGTTAGTCGTTCAGGGGCCGCAGGTGATGAAAGGGTATTGGAAGCGCCCTGACGAGACGAGTAAGATGTTGCGCGATGGTTGGCTCTATACGGGCGATATGGCCCGAATGGATGAGGAAGGATTTTTTACGGTCGTGGATCGGAAAAAAGACCTCATTATCGCGGGCGGATTCAATATTTATCCGCGTGAAATTGAAGAGGTGCTATTTGAGCATCCTCACATCCAAGAAGCTAGTGTCATCGGTGTTCCAGATGACTATCGGGGTGAAACCGTCAAAGCATACATTGTACTGCGTGCTGGCAAGCATGTAACCGAACAAGAGCTTAATGACTGGTGTCGCTCTCGGTTAGCCAGCTACAAGGTGCCGCGCCAATACGAAATTCGGTCAGAGCTGCCGAAGACGATTGCAGGCAAAGTACTAAAGCGGGCCCTGCTGGAGGAAGAGACGACCACATTGAAGCAATAA
- a CDS encoding acyl-CoA dehydrogenase family protein — protein MLDTKVKGGSFIIDDVEASTVVTPEDFVEEQRMMMETTRDFVDGEVVPHDEEIEKLDYELTVKLIRKAGEIGLLGSDVPEEYGGIGLDKVSSTLINETLARASSLALSIGAHVGIGTLPIVFFGTPEQKRKYLPTLATGEKIAAYCLTEPTSGSDALGAKSTAKLSDDGQHYILNGSKIFITNAGFADIFIVYAKVDGKDFTTFIVERDMEGFTIGPEEKKMGIKGSSTCPLFFEDVKVPVENVLGEIGRGHVIAFNILNIGRFKLGAGCLGAAKESIDLSSKYANTRTQFGKPLSAFPLIGKKLADMNIRTYVTESMVYRTSGLIDASMKDIDQNQPDSGQLLAKSIAEYALECSINKVFASEVLDFVADEGVQIHGGYGFTQEYKIERIYRDARINRIFEGTNEINRMLIPGTLVKKAMKGELPLMQKAQGLQAELMQIVPGQTFDGTLEHEAHLQSMAKKIFLMIGGLAVQKYGMALEKQQEVLSNLADVMILVYAMESAMLRTRKMIDKIGEEKATNAIEMTKVYVHEAFDDIERFAKEALATMESGDLLRTQLSILKKLTRNTPIDAVALKRGIAARVIDAEKYVV, from the coding sequence ATGTTGGACACGAAAGTGAAAGGCGGCAGTTTCATTATTGATGATGTTGAGGCGAGCACAGTCGTTACACCGGAGGATTTTGTTGAAGAGCAGCGCATGATGATGGAGACGACGCGTGACTTTGTGGACGGTGAAGTCGTACCTCACGATGAGGAAATTGAGAAGCTCGATTATGAGCTGACCGTTAAGCTGATTCGTAAAGCGGGAGAGATTGGCTTGCTTGGCTCCGATGTGCCAGAGGAGTATGGCGGTATTGGCCTCGACAAAGTCAGCTCTACGCTCATTAATGAGACGTTAGCCAGAGCTTCATCGCTTGCGCTGTCCATCGGTGCACATGTCGGCATCGGAACGCTGCCGATCGTGTTTTTCGGAACGCCGGAGCAGAAGCGCAAATATTTGCCTACTCTGGCTACAGGCGAAAAAATAGCAGCTTACTGCTTAACAGAGCCTACTTCCGGCTCGGACGCGCTGGGAGCGAAGTCGACAGCGAAGCTGTCTGACGACGGCCAACATTACATTTTGAACGGTTCCAAAATATTTATTACGAACGCGGGCTTTGCGGACATTTTCATCGTGTATGCGAAGGTGGACGGCAAAGACTTTACGACCTTTATCGTAGAACGTGATATGGAGGGCTTTACGATCGGGCCTGAAGAGAAGAAGATGGGCATCAAAGGATCATCTACGTGTCCGCTATTTTTCGAGGATGTGAAGGTGCCTGTTGAAAATGTGCTCGGTGAAATTGGCCGTGGTCACGTTATTGCATTTAACATTTTGAACATTGGTCGATTTAAATTGGGTGCCGGCTGTCTTGGAGCAGCGAAAGAGTCGATCGATCTCAGCTCTAAATACGCGAATACGCGTACGCAGTTCGGCAAGCCATTGTCCGCGTTCCCGTTAATCGGCAAAAAGCTGGCGGACATGAACATCCGTACGTACGTAACGGAAAGCATGGTGTATCGTACGTCGGGCTTGATCGATGCAAGCATGAAGGACATTGACCAAAATCAACCGGATTCCGGTCAATTGCTGGCGAAGAGCATTGCAGAATACGCGTTGGAATGCTCCATTAATAAAGTGTTTGCGTCGGAAGTGCTGGACTTCGTCGCAGATGAAGGCGTCCAGATTCATGGCGGCTACGGTTTTACGCAGGAATATAAAATCGAGCGGATTTATCGCGATGCGCGCATTAACCGCATTTTTGAAGGCACGAACGAAATTAACCGCATGCTCATTCCTGGCACACTCGTGAAAAAGGCGATGAAAGGCGAGTTGCCTTTGATGCAAAAAGCACAAGGCCTGCAAGCGGAGCTGATGCAGATCGTACCTGGGCAGACGTTTGACGGCACGTTAGAGCATGAAGCTCATTTGCAGTCGATGGCGAAAAAGATCTTCCTGATGATCGGCGGCTTGGCGGTACAAAAGTACGGCATGGCGCTTGAGAAGCAGCAGGAAGTGCTCAGCAACTTGGCGGACGTGATGATTCTCGTCTATGCGATGGAGAGTGCGATGCTTCGTACGCGTAAAATGATTGATAAAATCGGCGAAGAAAAAGCAACGAATGCGATTGAAATGACGAAGGTATACGTGCATGAAGCATTCGATGATATTGAACGTTTTGCGAAAGAGGCCCTTGCGACGATGGAAAGTGGTGACCTATTGCGGACACAGCTGTCTATCTTGAAAAAGCTGACCCGCAACACACCGATTGATGCTGTAGCTTTGAAGCGCGGCATTGCGGCGCGTGTGATTGACGCAGAAAAATACGTCGTCTAA